One genomic window of Quercus lobata isolate SW786 chromosome 9, ValleyOak3.0 Primary Assembly, whole genome shotgun sequence includes the following:
- the LOC115960293 gene encoding BAHD acyltransferase DCR translates to MAAEVGKKCETKNVKITTKSHVMPNKKIGRRECQLVTFDLPYLAFYYNQKLLFYKGNDFGDMVGKLKDGLGLVLEEFYQLAGRLGKDEEGVFKVEFDDEMDGVEVVEAIAEGIEIADLMVEEGASTLKELTPYNEVLNLEGLHRPLLSVQLTKLKDGLAMGCAFNHAILDGTSTWHFMSSWAEVCGGAASVSVPPFLNRTKSRNTRVKLDLAAPPDPLATKTNGKAKPSPPQLREKVFKFSESDIDKIKSKVNSNPPSDGSKPFSTFQSLSVHIWRHVTQARELKPEDYTVFTVFADCRKRVDPPMPESYFGNLIQAVFTVTAAGLLLANPPEFGASAIQKAIENHNAKTIDERNKQWESEPKIFQFKDAGVNCVAVGSSPRFKVYDVDFGWGKPESVRSGSNNRFDGMVYLYQGKNGGRSIDVEISLEAQTMERLEKDKEFLMEV, encoded by the exons ATGGCAGCCGAGGTTGGGAAAAAGTGTGAAACAAAGAATGTGAAAATCACCACCAAATCCCATGTTATGCCCAACAAGAAAATAGGAAGAAGAGAATGTCAATTGGTCACATTTGATCTTCCATACCTAGCTTTTTACTACAACCAAAAGCTGTTGTTTTACAAAGGAAATGACTTTGGGGACATGGTTGGGAAATTGAAAGATGGGCTAGGTCTGGTTTTGGAAGAGTTCTATCAGCTGGCTGGGAGGCTAGGCAAAGATGAGGAGGGAGTTTTCAAGGTTGAGTTTGATGATGAAATGGACGGTGTGGAAGTTGTGGAAGCAATAGCTGAGGGGATCGAAATTGCTGATCTGATGGTCGAGGAGGGTGCTAGCACTTTGAAAGAATTGACACCCTACAATGAAGTCTTGAACTTGGAGGGGCTCCATAGGCCTCTTTTGTCTGTACAG TTAACCAAGCTGAAAGATGGACTCGCAATGGGCTGCGCGTTCAACCACGCGATCCTCGATGGGACTTCCACATGGCATTTCATGAGCTCATGGGCTGAGGTCTGTGGTGGAGCCGCCTCCGTCTCGGTCCCACCCTTCCTCAACCGCACCAAATCGCGCAACACGCGCGTGAAGCTCGACCTCGCGGCCCCACCGGACCCACTAGCAACAAAAACCAACGGGAAAGCAAAGCCGAGCCCACCACAACTCAGAGAAAAAGTCTTCAAATTCTCCGAATCAGACATCGACAAGATCAAGTCAAAAGTCAACTCCAACCCCCCATCGGACGGCTCAAAACCATTCTCAACATTCCAATCACTCTCTGTCCATATCTGGCGCCATGTAACCCAAGCACGTGAACTAAAACCCGAAGACTACACTGTCTTCACTGTCTTCGCCGATTGCCGGAAAAGGGTCGACCCACCTATGCCCGAAAGCTACTTCGGGAACCTAATCCAAGCCGTGTTCACTGTCACGGCCGCCGGGCTGTTATTGGCGAACCCACCGGAGTTCGGAGCTTCAGCGATTCAAAAAGCAATAGAAAACCACAATGCTAAAACCATTGATGAACGTAACAAGCAGTGGGAGAGTGAGCCTAAGATCTTTCAGTTTAAGGATGCCGGAGTGAACTGTGTAGCGGTCGGGAGCTCGCCGAGGTTTAAGGTTTATGATGTGGATTTTGGGTGGGGAAAGCCTGAGAGTGTGAGGAGTGGATCCAACAATAGGTTTGATGGGATGGTGTATTTGTACCAAGGGAAAAATGGCGGGAGGAGCATTGATGTGGAGATTAGCTTGGAAGCTCAGACTATGGAGAGGTTGGAGAAAGATAAGGAATTTCTTATGGAGGTTTAA